CGATAGCTTTTGGCATGCCGCCTTTACCTTCTTTCAGAACTTTTTCAAATGACGCTCTGTCCAAAGTGCCCGCTTTAATATTGGCACTTAACTGTGGATTTGAAGCGATATCGTGGCAAGTACCGCAACCACGGCCAAAAGCACGGTCATAAATTTTTTGACCAATTTCAAGTTGTTCGTCAGCCAATGCTGATCCACTTAAAGCGATTAAAACGATACCTGCTAATGTACCTAATGATTTTTTCATAGTGACCTCTTTTGGTGTAAAAGCCAAGAGATCAGATGATCTCTTGGCCAGGAAATTATTATATTTGATTAAAATTTAATCTAACTAAGGATAGGGAATTTAACCGAATAATTCAATCTTTTATTTCCTTGAAACGGTATTTTTGATCTTTCTTAAAGAATAATATGTGTATCTTATGAATAATTTTTGGTATTTCAAAATACTAATCAGTAGATTCTATAATTTGTCTTTTTTTAAAATAGTTTTTTGTTATTGCTATTCAATTCAATCAAGCCGACATAGGTATTAGTCATTGCCCCGTTTAAAAATTAACGACGTATTTATACCACCAAAAGCAAAATTATTACTCATAACATATTTGCAATTTAATAGCCGAATCTTGTCCTTAATATAATCCAATTGTGCGCAAGCAGGATCTATGTTTTCAAGATTGGCAGTAGCATGAAACCAGCCTTCATTCATCATGTTGATTGCAACCCATGCTTCTAGTGCTCCGCATGCTCCCAGCGTATGACCGGTAAAGCTTTTTAGCGAACTGATGGGCGTATTGGTACCAAATACGGCCGCCGTAGCATGACTTTCTGCAACATCGCCATGCACGGTCGCTGTGCCGTGAGCACTGATATAGCCGATAGCTGATGCATCCAGCTGAGCGTCCTGCAAAGCCAGGCGTATTACGGTTTCCATGCTGTGTTGGTCCGGCTGGGTTACATGCAG
Above is a window of Methylobacter sp. S3L5C DNA encoding:
- a CDS encoding cytochrome c, yielding MKKSLGTLAGIVLIALSGSALADEQLEIGQKIYDRAFGRGCGTCHDIASNPQLSANIKAGTLDRASFEKVLKEGKGGMPKAIAEIMANKAVIKAGYGEDQAVDALYAYISSK